From Macaca mulatta isolate MMU2019108-1 chromosome 1, T2T-MMU8v2.0, whole genome shotgun sequence, the proteins below share one genomic window:
- the AIM2 gene encoding interferon-inducible protein AIM2 isoform X1 → MESKYKEILLLTGLDNITDEELDRFKFFLSDEFNVATGKLRTANRIQVANLMIQNAGAVTAVKKTILIFQKLNYMLLAKRLQEEKEKVDKEYKSVTKPKPLSQPEMSPAAPAAVRNDVTKQRAAPKVSPHVKPEQKQRVAQQESIREEFRKDCLPVMVLKATKPFTFETQEGKQEMFHATVATEKEFFFVKVFNTLLKDKFIPKRMIIISRYYQHSGFLEVNSASCVLDAKSDQKVDVPLNIIRKAGETPKINTLQTQPLGTIVNGLFVVQKVTEKKKNVLFDLSDKTGEMEVLVVRNEDTMQCKEGDKVRLTFFTLSKNGEKPQLTSGVHSTIKVIKASKKT, encoded by the exons ATGGAGAGTAAATACAAGGAGATACTCTTGCTAACAGGCCTGGATAACATCACTGATGAGGAACTGGATAGGTTTAAGTTCTTTCTTTCAGACGAGTTTAATGTCGCCACAGGCAAACTACGTACTGCAAACAGAATACAAGTAGCTAACTTGATGATTCAAAATGCTGGTGCAGTGACTGCAGTGAAGAAGACCATTCTTATTTTTCAGAAGTTGAATTATATGCTTTTGGCAAAACGTCttcaggaagagaaggagaaag ttgATAAGGAATACAAATCGGTAACAAAACCAAAGCCACTAAGTCAACCTGAAATGAGTCCTGCTGCACCTGCAGCCGTCAGAAATGATGTCACAAAGCAACGTGCTGCACCAAAAGTCTCTCCTCATGTTAAG CCTGAGCAGAAACAGAGGGTGGCCCAGCAGGAATCTATCAGAGAAGAGTTTCGGAAAGACTGTTTGCCAGTTATGGTACTGAAAGCAACAAAGCCCTTCACGTTTGAGACCCAAGAAGGCAAGCAAGAGATGTTTCATGCTACGGTGGCTACAGAGAAGGAATTCTTCTTTGTAAAAGTTTTTAATACACTGCTGAAAGATAAATTCATTCCAAAGAGAATGATTATAATATCAAGATATTATCAGCACAGTGGTTTCTTAGAGGTAAATAGCGCCTCATGTGTGTTAGATGCTAAATCTGACCAAAAGGTTGATGTCCCGCTGAACATTATCAGAAAAGCTGGTGAAACCCCAAAGATCAACACGCTTCAAACTCAGCCCCTTGGAACAATTGTGAATGGGTTGTTTGTAGTCCAGAAG gtaacagaaaagaagaaaaatgtattatttgacCTAAGTGACAAGACTGGGGAAATGGAAGTATTGGTGGTTAGAAACGAGGACACAATGCAATGTAAGGAAGGAGATAAGGTTCGACTTACATTCTTCACACTgtcaaaaaatggagaaaaaccgCAGCTGACATCTGGAGTTCATAGCACCATAAAG GTTATTAAGGCCAGTAAAAAaacatag
- the AIM2 gene encoding interferon-inducible protein AIM2 isoform X2, producing MSPAAPAAVRNDVTKQRAAPKVSPHVKPEQKQRVAQQESIREEFRKDCLPVMVLKATKPFTFETQEGKQEMFHATVATEKEFFFVKVFNTLLKDKFIPKRMIIISRYYQHSGFLEVNSASCVLDAKSDQKVDVPLNIIRKAGETPKINTLQTQPLGTIVNGLFVVQKVTEKKKNVLFDLSDKTGEMEVLVVRNEDTMQCKEGDKVRLTFFTLSKNGEKPQLTSGVHSTIKVIKASKKT from the exons ATGAGTCCTGCTGCACCTGCAGCCGTCAGAAATGATGTCACAAAGCAACGTGCTGCACCAAAAGTCTCTCCTCATGTTAAG CCTGAGCAGAAACAGAGGGTGGCCCAGCAGGAATCTATCAGAGAAGAGTTTCGGAAAGACTGTTTGCCAGTTATGGTACTGAAAGCAACAAAGCCCTTCACGTTTGAGACCCAAGAAGGCAAGCAAGAGATGTTTCATGCTACGGTGGCTACAGAGAAGGAATTCTTCTTTGTAAAAGTTTTTAATACACTGCTGAAAGATAAATTCATTCCAAAGAGAATGATTATAATATCAAGATATTATCAGCACAGTGGTTTCTTAGAGGTAAATAGCGCCTCATGTGTGTTAGATGCTAAATCTGACCAAAAGGTTGATGTCCCGCTGAACATTATCAGAAAAGCTGGTGAAACCCCAAAGATCAACACGCTTCAAACTCAGCCCCTTGGAACAATTGTGAATGGGTTGTTTGTAGTCCAGAAG gtaacagaaaagaagaaaaatgtattatttgacCTAAGTGACAAGACTGGGGAAATGGAAGTATTGGTGGTTAGAAACGAGGACACAATGCAATGTAAGGAAGGAGATAAGGTTCGACTTACATTCTTCACACTgtcaaaaaatggagaaaaaccgCAGCTGACATCTGGAGTTCATAGCACCATAAAG GTTATTAAGGCCAGTAAAAAaacatag